Proteins encoded within one genomic window of Gammaproteobacteria bacterium:
- a CDS encoding amino acid adenylation domain-containing protein, which yields MTASGVLAQQRGTMPAAGDGHLPLSPAQQGFWLLQSLDPASTAANEQFALFLDGPLDRGALAQAWRGVLARHEILRARFGADDGLPWQRFDAGPGEAPREVAGLFSPGALLAFAAGEIARPFDLASGPPLRAVLLQLGPDEHVLLVTVHHIAADGLSVAVIRDDLAGLYADLVAGRATEPDAAPGYGAFALDEQRQAGSARQARHLDWWCRQLAGAPARHSLPQRLHEASRPAAGGSRRIAFGIPADAMARARSQARATGVTLFTLLTAALRVLLARLGGQEDVLIAVPVTRRDDAARRRMVGCLINTVVLRTPVAADSRFDALLLQERATLIAALEHRELPFHRLVEALPGERRAGAQPLAQILLQFDVAPPPRQAGGVGFRIAPLHVPRESAWDLEWSLTDQGEGQALQGHLAYACARFEDWVAEAMPGQLAVLLDAATREPQQPVGLLPLLDDAQRRRMLVEWNATTAPFPQAATLTALVAAQCRRSPGAVALEWGDGTLSHAELARRVDWLAARLIDAGAGAGSRVALSLTPSAELVIALLAILRTGAACVPLDPAYPRARREFMLRDAEACLLLTRGTADLDSGATVCLDLDALGEPAPGEVVPAVAEGAAPGDPACLLYTSGSTGEPKGAIGTHRAAVNRVHWMWQACGFRAGDVFCLRTSLSFIDSLWEIFGALAHGIRLVVLPGEAARDPALLVPALARHGVTQLVLVPPLLRALLEWAPDLGRRLPGLRHIITSGEPLPVDLWATTRDALPAVRLLNTYGSSEIWDASCCDTSAIGQAPERMPIGRPIANMRCYVLDARLQPLPPGVAGELCVAGVGVGGGYWRRPELDAARFVPDPFGAPGERLFRSGDRARWLPDGSLECLGRLDRQLKLHGFRIEPGEVEAVLRGCEGVDDAAVLLREEQGTPRLVAWIASGDAGLDTAALAARAAGRLPPFMRPAAWVILPKLPLTPSGKIDRDALPAAPEPVPDAAAPVGDIETRLAGLWSAVLGIAAPGRHRSFFDLGGQSLPALRVLARIAGEFRVALTLGDFFDAPTIAGLAARIAAGGGQAPPPAPLPLPADVAPPLSRGQERLWFLDQLDPASPAYNIAWSLVIEGPLDPGRLQRALDSVVARHAVLRSAYPALAGHPVAVVAPAMQVSIARESVADAALEARRSTLAREPFDLGRGPLLRATLLRLAADRHELVLVLHHIVTDGTSNGILLRELADAYAGRPAPPPLPLQYADYAAWQRRGLDDDASRAQLDWWQARLAGAPPALELPTDFPRPAEQRFRGAWIWRSLDARAAAALREFAGARQATLYMLMLAAFDVLLQRYSGQDDIVVGTPVSSRPQADLEGLVGLFVNTLVLRTDLGGTPGFDEVLARVRATAIEAFARQDVPFERLVERLQPGRSLARAPVFQVMFNLVPMPAAPLRAGNVVFRPGRLIDHGVSSFDLALTVGEQADGLELLFEFDTDLFQARSIECFADAYLALLAAVQAAPGEPVASLPLADAAEGARQRRALAGAHSGGRPARDVLALFAAAVAQRPAAPALHAAGCTLDYRSLDQRSEHIARCLLALGLRRGDRVGICLPRIADLIATLLGVLKAGAAYVMLEPEQPRARLASMLRDAGPALLVVNAATRAALPEPGVACLDLDAAAMPDAPVAAALPVPVEADDLAYLVYTSGSSGEPKAVAVSRGNLAATFDGWREAYGLLDSDVHLQLANAAFDVFTGDWTRALLSGARLVLCPRELLGEPGRLHGFMLAQGITVAEFVPAVVRPLLAWCMEGARRLDGLRLLVVGSEAWQPAEYQALRRLCGPGARVINSYGVAEATIDSAWFEGDARGAARLPIGRPFAQATLQILDARGQPVPAGMPGEICIGGRGVAQGYWRRPALTAARFVADPREPSRRLYRTGDRGRLRADGLVEFLGRLDGQLKLRGLRLEPGEVEAALAACPGVAQCAVGLHHATAGEPLLVAWVVETAPGACSADGLRTALRQLLPQPLVPARFRFLTRLPLTSSGKLDRRALPAPAAADGTAMTAPDAPRSALEATLCELFAAVLDADAPAGVHEDFFALGGHSLLATRLVARIRDTLEVELPLRALFETPTVAGIAATLAAGTAAPVPPVTRRDATSAAPLSWPQQRLWFLEQLEPGNAAYHLHLAFRLRGAVDAAALQAALDDLVARQAALGSTIGVIDGEAVQRPATAAPPRLAREDAGACPRAQLEAILRGHIGQPFDLGRGPLLRAVLLDLAPGEQLLLLVMHHIVADGWSMAVLLRELSMSYNARLGGAPARLPPLPVQYRDYALWQRDVLRTAGLQGQLGYWQRQLAGMPERISLPTDRPRPAVQGHRGAWLTLPLPAKLADGLRALAQRERATLFMVLLSGFQALLSRFTGEEDMAIGTPVAGRGHSEIEGLIGFFVNTLVLRGDLRGNPTLLELLARTRRTALDAFAHADVPFEKLVEALQPRRSRAFAPLAQVFFAFHNQPRAALALEGVTAIPEVIEGGSVKFDLALHLAEEAGGLVAGFAYDIDLFDARTVSLLAEGYVRMLEAFAGDAGQRLGEVVVQEVAEEVPAEKVPEKVPVTISTPSVPVTTGLRGNGDWHLFRHLFNDGHLFRNGHLFTDTTLPARFAAVAAADPGRLAVSDGQGSWSYGELERRVEQVASRLAAAGAKGRVALLLGQDRVMVAGVLGVLRAGCAYVPLDPHAPRARQEQILAASGATAVVSDARQLAAAAWLAGSGLPRVRADEEGESPSGPPPMPDDPAAAAYLLFTSGTTGEPKAVTQTQEHVLGLVGSWSRQLGIGPEDRLGLFSGYGYDAAVQDLFGALLNGASVHVLDLRGGASAPELVDRIADERLTLLHFTPTVYRYLFGGRVSCEQNLSAVRLVVLGGEEARRSDLELFRLRFARGARLVNGLGLTECTTVLQYFADHDTRVLGERLPVGRPVPGVQVRIVGDGWQGELEIESPWLAVGCGPRYRSGDRLWRLPDGQWQWAGREDRQLKLRGQRIEPAEVEAALVACEGIGEAAVLLREVEGEGMLVAHVVAGEGFDEAATRRRLRERLPEYMVPGAFVVVAGLPRKANGKLDEAGLPPPARRQPAVAVPARTEIERRLLALWSGVLGREGIGIDDDFFALGGHSLLATRLIARVRDAFALELPLLALFEAPTVAGMAERLAALEPAGVLPPIRRLPRTPQ from the coding sequence ATGACCGCCTCCGGCGTGCTCGCGCAGCAGCGTGGCACGATGCCCGCGGCCGGGGACGGCCACCTGCCGCTGAGCCCGGCGCAGCAGGGCTTCTGGCTGCTGCAGTCGCTGGATCCGGCCAGCACCGCCGCCAACGAGCAGTTCGCCCTCTTCCTCGACGGGCCGCTGGACCGCGGCGCGCTGGCGCAGGCCTGGCGCGGCGTGCTGGCACGTCACGAGATCCTGCGCGCCCGCTTCGGCGCCGACGATGGCCTGCCCTGGCAGCGTTTCGACGCCGGACCCGGCGAGGCACCGCGCGAGGTCGCCGGACTGTTTTCGCCCGGGGCGCTGCTGGCCTTCGCAGCCGGGGAGATCGCTAGGCCCTTCGACCTCGCCAGCGGGCCGCCGCTGCGCGCGGTGCTGCTGCAACTCGGTCCGGATGAGCACGTGCTGCTCGTCACCGTGCATCACATCGCCGCCGATGGCCTGTCGGTGGCAGTGATCCGTGACGATCTCGCGGGACTCTATGCCGACCTGGTCGCCGGCCGCGCCACGGAGCCGGATGCGGCGCCAGGCTACGGTGCCTTCGCACTGGACGAGCAACGCCAGGCAGGCAGCGCGCGGCAGGCCCGGCATCTCGACTGGTGGTGCCGGCAACTGGCCGGCGCGCCGGCGCGGCACTCGCTGCCGCAACGGCTGCATGAGGCTTCGCGCCCCGCCGCAGGCGGCAGCCGCCGCATCGCCTTCGGGATACCGGCCGACGCCATGGCGCGGGCGCGCAGCCAGGCGCGCGCCACGGGCGTCACGCTGTTCACGCTGCTGACCGCGGCGCTGCGCGTGTTGCTGGCGCGGCTCGGCGGCCAGGAGGACGTGCTCATCGCCGTGCCGGTCACCCGGCGCGACGATGCGGCGCGCCGGCGCATGGTCGGCTGCCTCATCAATACCGTGGTGCTGCGCACGCCGGTGGCAGCGGACAGCCGTTTCGACGCGCTGCTGCTGCAGGAGCGCGCCACCCTGATCGCCGCGCTGGAGCACCGCGAGCTGCCGTTCCATCGCCTCGTCGAAGCGCTGCCCGGGGAGCGACGCGCCGGCGCGCAGCCGCTGGCGCAGATCCTGCTGCAGTTCGATGTCGCGCCCCCGCCGCGGCAGGCGGGCGGCGTGGGCTTTCGCATCGCGCCGCTGCACGTGCCGCGCGAGTCGGCCTGGGACCTGGAGTGGTCGCTGACCGACCAGGGCGAGGGCCAGGCGCTGCAGGGCCATCTCGCCTATGCCTGCGCGCGCTTCGAGGACTGGGTGGCCGAGGCCATGCCTGGCCAGCTGGCGGTGCTGCTCGATGCCGCCACCCGCGAGCCGCAGCAGCCCGTCGGCCTGCTGCCGCTGCTCGACGACGCGCAACGACGGCGGATGCTGGTGGAGTGGAATGCGACGACGGCACCGTTCCCGCAGGCCGCCACCCTGACCGCCCTGGTCGCGGCGCAGTGCCGGCGCAGCCCGGGAGCGGTGGCGCTGGAATGGGGCGACGGCACGCTGTCCCATGCGGAACTCGCGCGCCGGGTGGACTGGCTGGCGGCCCGGCTCATCGATGCGGGTGCAGGCGCCGGCAGCCGCGTGGCGCTGTCACTGACACCCTCGGCGGAGCTGGTCATCGCCCTGCTGGCGATCCTGCGCACGGGCGCGGCCTGCGTGCCGCTCGACCCGGCCTATCCGCGGGCGCGGCGCGAGTTCATGCTCCGCGACGCCGAGGCCTGTCTGTTGCTGACGCGGGGCACCGCGGACCTGGACAGCGGCGCGACGGTCTGCCTCGACCTCGATGCGCTCGGCGAGCCGGCGCCCGGCGAAGTCGTGCCCGCCGTGGCGGAGGGCGCGGCACCCGGCGATCCCGCTTGCCTGCTCTATACCTCCGGCTCCACCGGGGAGCCCAAGGGTGCCATCGGCACGCATCGTGCCGCGGTCAACCGCGTCCACTGGATGTGGCAGGCCTGCGGCTTCCGCGCGGGCGACGTGTTCTGCCTGCGTACCAGCCTGAGCTTTATCGACTCGCTGTGGGAAATCTTCGGTGCGCTGGCCCACGGCATCCGCCTGGTCGTGCTGCCCGGCGAGGCGGCCCGTGACCCGGCTTTGCTGGTGCCGGCACTCGCGCGCCATGGAGTGACCCAGCTGGTGCTGGTGCCGCCACTGTTGCGCGCGCTGCTGGAATGGGCGCCGGACCTGGGCCGGCGCCTGCCCGGGCTGCGCCACATCATCACCAGCGGCGAGCCGCTGCCGGTGGACCTGTGGGCGACGACCCGCGATGCCCTGCCGGCCGTGCGGCTGCTCAACACCTATGGCAGCTCGGAGATCTGGGATGCCAGCTGCTGCGACACCAGTGCGATCGGGCAGGCTCCGGAGCGCATGCCGATCGGCCGGCCGATCGCCAACATGCGCTGCTACGTGCTCGATGCGCGGCTGCAGCCGCTGCCGCCCGGCGTGGCGGGGGAACTCTGCGTGGCGGGCGTGGGCGTCGGCGGCGGCTACTGGCGCCGCCCGGAACTCGACGCGGCGCGCTTCGTCCCCGATCCCTTCGGTGCACCCGGCGAGCGGCTCTTCCGCAGCGGTGACCGCGCCCGCTGGCTGCCCGATGGCAGCCTCGAGTGCCTGGGCCGCCTCGACCGGCAGCTCAAGCTGCACGGCTTTCGCATCGAACCCGGCGAGGTGGAGGCGGTGCTGCGCGGTTGCGAGGGCGTGGACGATGCCGCGGTACTGCTGCGCGAGGAACAGGGCACGCCGCGCCTGGTGGCCTGGATCGCCAGCGGCGATGCCGGCCTCGATACGGCGGCGCTGGCGGCACGGGCGGCCGGGCGCCTGCCGCCGTTCATGCGCCCCGCCGCCTGGGTGATCCTGCCGAAGCTGCCGCTGACACCGAGTGGCAAGATCGACCGCGATGCGCTGCCCGCCGCGCCGGAGCCGGTGCCGGATGCGGCGGCCCCCGTCGGCGACATCGAGACGCGGCTCGCGGGGCTGTGGTCGGCGGTGCTCGGCATCGCCGCGCCCGGCCGCCACCGCAGCTTCTTCGATCTCGGCGGCCAGTCGCTGCCCGCGCTGCGCGTGCTGGCGCGCATCGCCGGCGAGTTCCGCGTGGCGCTGACCCTCGGGGACTTCTTCGACGCGCCGACCATCGCCGGTCTGGCGGCACGCATCGCCGCAGGCGGTGGCCAGGCGCCGCCACCGGCACCGTTGCCCTTGCCGGCAGACGTGGCGCCGCCGCTGTCCCGGGGCCAGGAGCGGCTCTGGTTCCTCGACCAGCTCGACCCCGCGAGCCCGGCCTACAACATCGCCTGGAGCCTGGTGATCGAGGGACCGCTCGATCCCGGACGGCTGCAGCGCGCGCTCGACAGCGTGGTGGCACGTCATGCGGTGCTGCGCAGCGCCTACCCGGCGCTGGCGGGCCACCCGGTGGCGGTGGTGGCGCCGGCGATGCAGGTCAGCATCGCGCGGGAATCCGTGGCGGACGCCGCGCTGGAGGCGCGCCGCAGCACGCTCGCCCGCGAGCCCTTCGATCTCGGCCGCGGCCCGTTGCTGCGCGCCACGCTGCTGCGCCTGGCGGCGGACCGCCACGAACTGGTGCTGGTCCTGCACCACATCGTCACCGACGGCACCTCCAACGGCATCCTGCTGCGCGAACTGGCCGATGCCTATGCCGGGCGGCCGGCACCGCCGCCGTTGCCATTGCAGTATGCGGACTACGCCGCCTGGCAACGCCGCGGGCTCGACGACGATGCCAGCCGTGCGCAGCTCGACTGGTGGCAGGCCCGGCTGGCCGGTGCGCCGCCGGCGCTGGAGCTGCCCACGGATTTCCCGCGGCCGGCGGAGCAGCGCTTCCGTGGTGCCTGGATCTGGCGCTCGCTCGACGCCCGGGCCGCCGCCGCGCTGCGTGAGTTCGCCGGCGCCCGCCAGGCGACGCTCTACATGCTCATGCTCGCCGCCTTCGATGTCCTGCTCCAGCGCTACAGCGGCCAGGACGACATCGTCGTCGGCACGCCCGTCTCCTCCAGGCCGCAGGCCGACCTCGAGGGCCTGGTGGGCCTGTTCGTCAACACGCTGGTGCTGCGCACCGACCTCGGCGGCACGCCCGGCTTCGACGAGGTGCTGGCCCGCGTGCGCGCCACCGCCATCGAGGCCTTCGCGCGCCAGGATGTTCCCTTCGAGCGGCTGGTCGAGCGCCTGCAGCCGGGGCGCTCGCTCGCCCGCGCGCCGGTGTTCCAGGTGATGTTCAACCTGGTGCCGATGCCGGCAGCGCCCCTGCGCGCGGGCAATGTCGTCTTCCGGCCAGGCCGGCTGATCGACCACGGCGTGTCCAGCTTCGACCTGGCACTGACCGTGGGCGAGCAGGCCGACGGGCTGGAGCTGCTGTTCGAGTTCGACACCGACCTGTTCCAGGCCCGCAGCATCGAGTGCTTCGCCGATGCCTACCTGGCGCTGCTCGCTGCCGTGCAGGCCGCCCCGGGCGAGCCGGTCGCCAGCCTGCCGCTGGCGGATGCCGCGGAGGGCGCGCGCCAGCGCCGGGCGCTGGCCGGCGCGCACTCGGGCGGGCGGCCCGCCCGCGACGTGCTCGCCCTGTTCGCGGCCGCGGTCGCGCAACGTCCCGCGGCACCGGCGCTGCATGCCGCCGGCTGCACGCTGGATTACCGCAGCCTCGACCAGCGCTCGGAGCACATCGCGCGTTGCCTGCTCGCTCTCGGCCTGCGTCGCGGTGACCGGGTCGGCATCTGCCTGCCGAGGATCGCCGACCTCATCGCCACCCTGCTCGGTGTGCTGAAGGCCGGCGCGGCCTACGTGATGCTCGAGCCGGAGCAGCCGCGGGCACGGCTGGCGTCGATGCTGCGCGATGCCGGGCCCGCGCTGCTGGTCGTCAACGCCGCCACGCGCGCGGCGCTGCCGGAGCCCGGCGTGGCCTGCCTCGACCTCGATGCGGCGGCGATGCCGGATGCACCGGTGGCAGCGGCGCTGCCGGTGCCTGTCGAAGCCGATGACCTGGCCTACCTCGTCTATACCTCGGGCAGCAGCGGCGAGCCCAAGGCGGTGGCGGTCAGCCGCGGCAACCTCGCGGCGACCTTCGATGGCTGGCGCGAGGCCTATGGCCTGCTGGACAGCGACGTGCACCTGCAGCTGGCCAATGCGGCCTTCGATGTCTTCACCGGCGACTGGACGCGCGCACTGCTCTCCGGCGCACGGCTGGTGCTGTGCCCGCGGGAGCTGCTCGGCGAACCCGGGCGCCTGCACGGATTCATGCTGGCGCAGGGCATCACGGTGGCGGAGTTCGTGCCCGCCGTGGTCCGCCCGCTGCTCGCCTGGTGCATGGAGGGCGCACGTCGCCTCGATGGCCTGCGGCTGCTGGTGGTGGGCTCGGAGGCCTGGCAGCCGGCCGAGTACCAGGCGCTGCGGCGTCTCTGCGGGCCCGGCGCGCGCGTCATCAACTCATACGGCGTGGCCGAGGCGACCATCGACAGCGCCTGGTTCGAAGGCGATGCGCGGGGCGCCGCACGCCTGCCCATCGGCCGGCCCTTCGCGCAGGCCACGCTGCAGATCCTCGACGCGCGCGGCCAGCCGGTACCGGCCGGCATGCCCGGGGAGATCTGCATCGGTGGCCGCGGCGTGGCGCAGGGTTACTGGCGCCGGCCCGCACTGACCGCGGCGCGCTTCGTCGCCGATCCCCGGGAGCCGTCGCGCAGGCTGTATCGCACGGGTGACCGTGGCCGGCTGCGGGCCGATGGCCTCGTCGAGTTCCTCGGGCGCCTGGACGGGCAGCTGAAGCTGCGGGGCCTGCGCCTGGAGCCCGGGGAAGTGGAAGCGGCGCTGGCGGCATGCCCCGGTGTCGCGCAGTGCGCGGTGGGCCTGCACCATGCGACGGCGGGCGAGCCGCTGCTGGTGGCCTGGGTGGTGGAGACCGCACCCGGCGCCTGCAGCGCCGATGGCCTGCGCACGGCGCTGCGCCAGCTGCTGCCCCAGCCGCTGGTGCCCGCGCGGTTCCGGTTCCTGACGCGCCTGCCGCTGACTTCAAGCGGCAAGCTGGATCGTCGTGCGCTGCCGGCACCGGCCGCCGCGGACGGCACGGCGATGACGGCGCCGGATGCGCCGCGCAGCGCGCTGGAAGCCACGCTCTGCGAGCTGTTCGCCGCGGTGCTGGACGCAGATGCGCCGGCAGGCGTGCACGAGGACTTCTTCGCGCTCGGCGGCCATTCGCTGCTCGCCACGCGGCTGGTGGCGCGCATCCGCGACACGCTCGAGGTCGAGCTGCCGCTGCGTGCCTTGTTCGAGACGCCGACGGTGGCGGGGATCGCCGCGACGCTGGCCGCCGGCACCGCGGCGCCGGTCCCCCCGGTGACCCGCCGCGACGCCACGAGCGCGGCGCCGCTGTCCTGGCCGCAGCAGCGGCTGTGGTTCCTCGAGCAGCTGGAACCCGGCAACGCGGCCTATCACCTGCACCTTGCGTTCCGCCTGCGCGGGGCGGTGGATGCCGCGGCGCTGCAGGCTGCACTGGATGATCTCGTCGCGAGGCAGGCGGCATTGGGCAGCACCATCGGCGTGATCGATGGCGAGGCCGTGCAACGACCGGCAACGGCCGCGCCGCCGCGGCTGGCTCGGGAAGATGCCGGTGCCTGCCCGCGGGCGCAGCTCGAGGCCATCCTGCGCGGCCACATCGGCCAGCCCTTCGATCTCGGCCGCGGGCCGCTGCTGCGGGCGGTGCTGCTCGATCTCGCCCCCGGCGAGCAGCTGTTGCTGCTGGTGATGCACCACATCGTCGCCGATGGCTGGTCGATGGCGGTGCTGCTGCGCGAACTGTCGATGTCCTACAACGCGCGGCTCGGCGGCGCGCCCGCGCGGCTGCCGCCGCTGCCCGTGCAGTACAGGGACTACGCACTCTGGCAGCGCGACGTGCTGCGCACGGCCGGCTTGCAGGGACAGCTCGGGTACTGGCAGCGACAGCTGGCCGGGATGCCGGAGCGGATCAGCCTGCCGACCGACCGGCCGCGGCCCGCCGTGCAGGGCCATCGCGGCGCCTGGCTGACGCTGCCGCTGCCGGCGAAGCTGGCCGATGGCCTGCGCGCGCTGGCGCAGCGCGAGCGGGCGACGCTGTTCATGGTGCTGCTGTCGGGTTTCCAGGCGCTGCTGTCGCGCTTCACGGGCGAGGAGGACATGGCGATCGGCACGCCGGTGGCCGGGCGCGGGCACAGCGAGATCGAGGGGCTGATCGGCTTCTTCGTCAACACGCTGGTGCTGCGCGGTGACCTGCGTGGCAACCCGACGCTGCTGGAGCTGCTGGCGCGCACGCGACGCACGGCGCTTGATGCCTTCGCCCACGCCGATGTGCCCTTCGAGAAACTCGTCGAGGCGCTGCAGCCACGTCGCAGCCGCGCCTTCGCACCGCTGGCCCAGGTGTTCTTCGCGTTCCACAACCAGCCGCGCGCCGCGCTGGCCCTCGAAGGCGTGACCGCGATACCCGAGGTGATCGAGGGCGGGAGCGTCAAGTTCGACCTCGCCCTGCACCTCGCCGAGGAGGCCGGCGGCCTGGTGGCGGGCTTCGCCTACGACATCGACCTGTTCGACGCGCGGACGGTGTCGCTGCTGGCGGAGGGTTACGTGCGGATGCTGGAGGCGTTTGCGGGCGACGCAGGTCAGCGGCTGGGCGAGGTGGTGGTGCAGGAGGTGGCGGAAGAGGTGCCAGCGGAAAAGGTGCCTGAAAAGGTGCCAGTCACCATTTCCACCCCGAGCGTGCCGGTCACCACTGGTCTGCGCGGAAATGGTGACTGGCACCTTTTCAGGCACCTTTTCAATGACGGGCACCTCTTCCGAAATGGGCACCTTTTCACTGACACCACCCTGCCGGCGCGCTTTGCCGCGGTGGCGGCTGCCGACCCGGGGCGGCTGGCGGTGTCGGATGGTCAGGGGAGCTGGAGCTACGGGGAACTCGAGCGGCGGGTGGAGCAGGTGGCCTCGCGGCTGGCGGCGGCCGGGGCGAAGGGCAGGGTAGCGCTGCTGCTCGGGCAGGACCGGGTGATGGTGGCCGGGGTGCTCGGGGTGCTGCGCGCGGGCTGCGCCTACGTGCCGCTCGATCCCCATGCGCCACGGGCCCGGCAGGAGCAGATCCTCGCCGCCAGCGGGGCGACGGCGGTGGTGAGCGATGCGCGGCAGCTGGCGGCGGCAGCGTGGCTGGCCGGGAGCGGCCTGCCGCGGGTGCGGGCCGACGAGGAAGGGGAGAGCCCATCGGGACCGCCGCCGATGCCCGATGATCCGGCGGCCGCGGCCTACCTGCTCTTCACCTCGGGCACCACGGGAGAGCCGAAGGCGGTCACCCAGACGCAGGAGCATGTGCTCGGACTGGTCGGCAGCTGGAGCCGGCAGCTCGGCATCGGGCCGGAGGACCGGCTGGGGCTGTTCTCCGGCTACGGCTACGACGCGGCGGTGCAGGACCTCTTCGGTGCGCTGCTCAACGGAGCCTCGGTGCATGTGCTGGACCTGCGCGGCGGGGCGAGCGCACCGGAGCTGGTGGACCGCATCGCTGACGAACGCCTCACGCTGCTGCACTTCACCCCGACGGTGTACCGCTACCTGTTCGGCGGACGGGTGAGCTGCGAACAGAACCTCTCGGCGGTGCGCCTGGTGGTGCTCGGCGGCGAGGAGGCGAGGCGCAGCGACCTGGAGCTGTTCAGGCTGCGCTTTGCGCGGGGAGCGCGGCTGGTCAACGGGCTGGGGCTGACCGAGTGCACGACGGTGCTGCAGTACTTTGCCGACCACGACACGCGGGTGCTGGGCGAGAGGCTGCCGGTGGGAAGGCCGGTGCCCGGGGTGCAGGTCCGGATCGTCGGGGATGGCTGGCAGGGGGAGCTGGAGATCGAGAGCCCGTGGCTGGCAGTGGGCTGCGGCCCGCGCTACCGCAGCGGGGACCGGCTGTGGCGGCTGCCCGACGGGCAGTGGCAGTGGGCGGGGCGGGAGGACCGGCAGCTGAAGCTGCGGGGCCAGCGCATCGAGCCGGCGGAGGTGGAGGCGGCGCTGGTCGCGTGCGAGGGGATCGGCGAGGCGGCGGTGCTGCTGCGGGAGGTGGAGGGCGAGGGGATGCTGGTGGCCCATGTGGTGGCGGGGGAGGGCTTCGACGAGGCGGCCACGCGCCGGCGACTGCGCGAGCGGTTGCCGGAGTACATGGTGCCCGGTGCGTTCGTCGTCGTCGCCGGCCTGCCGCGCAAGGCGAACGGCAAGCTCGACGAGGCGGGGCTGCCGCCACCGGCGCGGCGGCAGCCGGCGGTGGCGGTGCCGGCGCGCACGGAGATCGAGCGGCGGCTGCTGGCGCTGTGGAGCGGGGTGCTGGGGAGAGAAGGGATCGGCATCGACGACGACTTCTTCGCGCTCGGCGGGCACTCGCTGCTGGCGACGCGGCTGATCGCGCGGGTGCGCGATGCGTTCGCGCTGGAGCTGCCGCTGCTCGCGCTGTTCGAGGCACCCACCGTCGCCGGCATGGCGGAGCGGCTGGCCGCGCTGGAGCCGGCCGGGGTGCTGCCGCCGATCCGTCGCCTGCCGCGGACCCCGCAATGA